One Oscillospiraceae bacterium DNA window includes the following coding sequences:
- a CDS encoding DUF1905 domain-containing protein — protein sequence MIYKFNASIYLQSDRAFADIPFNMWDKTGLKGNIPSRVSILGNSFECKLVPKESGKYLIPVPKEIRLLLEAKEEYEISMEPIEMLSRINHDSPYSREHPIGKSTQSKKSTKAIAAVDIAVLLCLREFRWRK from the coding sequence ATGATATATAAATTTAACGCGTCAATATACCTACAGAGTGATCGTGCATTTGCGGATATTCCGTTTAATATGTGGGACAAAACAGGGTTAAAGGGGAACATTCCAAGCAGGGTGTCCATTCTTGGCAATTCATTTGAGTGCAAGCTCGTTCCAAAAGAAAGCGGCAAATATTTAATTCCTGTGCCTAAGGAAATACGCTTGCTGCTGGAAGCGAAAGAAGAATATGAAATCAGCATGGAGCCGATTGAAATGCTGTCGCGAATCAATCACGACAGTCCCTATTCGAGGGAACACCCGATAGGAAAATCGACTCAATCGAAGAAATCCACGAAAGCAATTGCTGCTGTGGACATTGCTGTGTTGCTATGCTTGCGGGAGTTCCGCTGGCGGAAATAG
- a CDS encoding CPBP family intramembrane metalloprotease produces the protein MKTTKRLIYETFCAMLTIIFFFFIQGSIVVIQGMEGAEAKWTQSIFIWASAMIAILFFLVKNKNVSCIGYARPKWNALRSLLFLLPLILVALSGCINGASSSNRSLFFSNLVLTLGIGFAEETYFRGIILKNWYENRSEKKAVIVSALLFGGTHLMNVLGGASLGTTILQIFFALFYGVIMAIIFIRLESIYPCIFLHFLHDFCSWIGNDVDSNMEIVLVTIQTIVLLAYMIYLIRVEAKNHSAKTCVDKMIS, from the coding sequence ATGAAAACTACAAAAAGACTTATATATGAAACATTCTGTGCAATGCTGACAATTATTTTTTTCTTTTTTATTCAGGGTTCAATCGTGGTAATTCAGGGAATGGAAGGAGCCGAGGCCAAATGGACTCAAAGTATCTTCATCTGGGCATCTGCGATGATAGCAATTTTGTTTTTTCTTGTAAAAAATAAAAATGTCAGTTGTATAGGTTATGCAAGACCAAAATGGAATGCTCTTAGAAGTCTTCTGTTTTTATTACCCTTGATTTTGGTTGCTCTTTCAGGGTGCATAAATGGTGCGAGTTCTTCAAATAGGAGTTTGTTCTTTTCAAACCTGGTTTTGACATTAGGAATTGGATTTGCTGAAGAAACATACTTTAGGGGCATTATCCTTAAAAACTGGTATGAAAATCGAAGTGAAAAGAAGGCTGTTATTGTTTCAGCATTACTTTTTGGGGGAACACATTTGATGAATGTGCTTGGAGGAGCCTCTTTGGGTACGACCATATTACAGATATTCTTTGCATTGTTTTATGGTGTGATTATGGCTATTATTTTCATACGTTTAGAGAGCATTTATCCTTGTATTTTTTTACACTTTTTACATGATTTTTGTAGCTGGATAGGGAATGATGTCGATTCCAATATGGAAATCGTACTTGTAACAATTCAGACGATTGTGTTGCTTGCATATATGATTTATCTGATTAGGGTAGAAGCAAAAAACCACAGTGCTAAAACATGCGTTGACAAGATGATATCATAA
- a CDS encoding chloramphenicol acetyltransferase has translation MNFTPIDLQSWPRGQMFYYFSKMAPTGYSITVNVDVTELREFTKERGIKFFPAYLWLVTRNLNRQVEFKVTEKDGQLGYYDTLTPLYASFHEDDHTFSLMWTEYSDSFSDFYQAYLANQERFGDVHGVLSQPQTPPPANAYTVSCIPWVSFEHFAVQSYENKPYYFPSVEAGKFFMEGNRTYMPLSLTCHHAATDGYHIKTFLEFLQTDLLHLDQLLKK, from the coding sequence ATGAATTTTACACCTATTGATCTACAAAGCTGGCCGCGTGGTCAGATGTTTTACTACTTTTCTAAAATGGCGCCGACAGGTTACTCCATTACCGTCAATGTGGATGTGACTGAATTAAGAGAGTTTACAAAAGAGCGGGGAATCAAATTCTTCCCCGCGTATCTTTGGCTGGTCACCAGAAATCTGAACCGGCAAGTGGAGTTTAAGGTCACTGAAAAGGACGGACAGCTTGGCTATTATGATACCTTGACCCCACTGTATGCCTCTTTTCATGAGGACGATCACACCTTTTCGCTGATGTGGACAGAGTACAGCGACAGCTTTTCGGACTTCTATCAGGCTTATCTTGCCAATCAGGAGCGGTTCGGAGATGTTCACGGCGTGCTTAGTCAGCCGCAAACTCCGCCGCCTGCCAATGCGTATACGGTTTCCTGCATCCCTTGGGTCAGCTTTGAGCATTTTGCTGTCCAGAGCTATGAGAATAAACCATACTATTTCCCCTCTGTGGAAGCCGGAAAGTTCTTTATGGAAGGTAATCGAACTTATATGCCGCTGTCCCTGACCTGCCATCATGCTGCAACGGACGGGTATCATATCAAAACCTTTTTGGAATTCCTGCAAACAGATCTCTTGCACTTAGATCAGCTGCTTAAAAAGTGA
- a CDS encoding isoprenylcysteine carboxylmethyltransferase family protein produces MQKKHGIRTHQIGTRKEKSIHTVEVLMSVATLCIVPVQLLSIVLNLSWLPDNARFTGFLTGMLGNLIFLIAVLTMKDSWRAGIPEKDKTEFVSTGIYAFSRNPAFLGFDFMYISICLMFCNLLTIAFTLFAIVMLHLQILQEEIYLTNTFGEKYLQYRKRVFRYLGRWQGEKWK; encoded by the coding sequence GTGCAGAAAAAGCATGGAATCCGTACCCATCAAATTGGAACGCGAAAGGAAAAAAGTATTCACACCGTGGAAGTGTTGATGTCTGTTGCCACGCTTTGCATTGTGCCGGTGCAGCTGCTTTCTATTGTACTGAATCTAAGCTGGCTGCCGGATAACGCTCGCTTTACCGGTTTTCTAACCGGAATGCTTGGGAATCTCATTTTCCTGATTGCGGTGCTGACCATGAAGGATAGCTGGCGGGCAGGCATCCCGGAAAAGGACAAAACCGAATTCGTTTCTACAGGAATCTACGCATTTAGCCGCAATCCTGCTTTTCTTGGCTTTGATTTTATGTACATCAGTATCTGTTTGATGTTTTGTAATCTGCTCACAATTGCCTTCACCCTCTTTGCCATCGTGATGCTGCATCTGCAAATTTTGCAGGAGGAAATTTATTTAACGAACACCTTCGGGGAGAAGTATTTGCAGTATCGAAAACGTGTTTTTCGGTATCTCGGAAGATGGCAGGGGGAAAAATGGAAATAA
- a CDS encoding ABC transporter ATP-binding protein, protein MENIIEIEHLHKSFGEVKAVQDLSFRVKEGELFAFLGVNGAGKSTTISVMCGQLPKDSGSVRICGKSTDENMDSIKRELGVVFQNSVLDKPLTVRDNLQSRAALYGMTGKDFEQRLSELAKLLDFEDLLGRTVGKLSGGQRRRIDIARALLHRPKILILDEPTTGLDPQTRKLLWDVVSDLRKQEHMTVFLTTHYMEEAADADYVVILDSGKIAAEGTPLMLKNRYTGDFITLYGASEDIVKAFGLPYEAIRDAYRISVPNSAKATELIVGNPGVFTNFEVTKGKMDDVFLAVTGKTLVGGAK, encoded by the coding sequence ATGGAAAATATCATTGAAATTGAACACTTACATAAGAGCTTCGGCGAGGTCAAAGCCGTGCAGGATCTTTCCTTTCGCGTGAAGGAGGGCGAACTGTTCGCCTTTTTGGGCGTCAACGGCGCGGGAAAAAGCACCACCATTTCTGTGATGTGCGGACAACTCCCAAAAGACTCCGGCAGCGTGCGCATCTGCGGAAAAAGCACGGACGAAAATATGGATTCCATCAAACGGGAGCTGGGCGTGGTTTTTCAAAACTCCGTGCTGGATAAGCCCCTGACGGTGCGGGATAACCTGCAAAGCCGAGCGGCACTTTACGGCATGACCGGTAAAGACTTTGAACAGCGTCTTTCGGAGCTTGCGAAGCTGCTGGATTTTGAGGATTTGCTGGGGCGCACGGTGGGCAAGCTATCCGGCGGTCAGCGCAGACGCATCGACATTGCCCGCGCGTTGCTGCATCGACCGAAGATTTTGATTTTGGACGAGCCCACCACCGGGCTTGACCCCCAGACCAGAAAGCTCCTGTGGGATGTGGTGTCCGATTTGCGAAAGCAGGAGCATATGACCGTGTTTTTGACCACCCATTACATGGAAGAAGCCGCCGACGCGGACTATGTGGTGATTCTGGACAGCGGAAAAATTGCCGCCGAGGGCACGCCGCTGATGCTCAAAAACAGGTATACCGGCGACTTCATCACGCTTTACGGCGCATCGGAGGATATCGTTAAGGCGTTCGGCCTGCCCTATGAAGCCATTCGGGACGCCTATCGGATCTCCGTGCCGAATTCCGCAAAGGCCACGGAGCTGATAGTCGGCAATCCCGGCGTATTTACCAACTTTGAGGTCACCAAGGGCAAAATGGATGATGTGTTTCTTGCCGTGACCGGCAAAACCCTTGTGGGAGGTGCGAAATGA
- a CDS encoding phosphatase PAP2 family protein, producing MKTKNAKSFIISAGLLIAFILFTLLVIFIDVKPIGPQESSVGFATVNEWVHNSVGVNMTLYTITDWASFLTLPIMLGFAMLGLCQFIKRRSLFKVDSSILVLGGFYIIVLACYLFFECNIVNYRPILINGLLEASYPSSTTMLVMCVMPTAMMQFSCFIKNSKARNIVNAFCGIFTGLMVMGRLVSGVHWFTDILGGALLSSALVMLYFSANKLIGSKKSDQ from the coding sequence ATGAAAACAAAGAACGCTAAAAGTTTTATCATATCAGCAGGTCTGCTGATAGCCTTCATCCTCTTTACTTTACTGGTCATTTTTATTGATGTTAAACCAATCGGACCGCAGGAATCATCAGTTGGATTTGCGACAGTAAATGAATGGGTGCACAATTCGGTTGGTGTCAATATGACACTCTACACGATTACTGATTGGGCAAGTTTTTTAACGTTACCAATTATGTTGGGATTTGCAATGCTTGGACTATGTCAATTCATTAAAAGAAGAAGTCTGTTTAAAGTAGACAGCAGCATCTTAGTATTAGGCGGTTTCTATATCATCGTCTTGGCATGCTATTTATTTTTTGAATGTAACATTGTAAATTACCGTCCCATCCTGATTAACGGTTTATTAGAGGCTTCTTATCCATCCTCGACCACTATGCTTGTTATGTGTGTTATGCCAACCGCTATGATGCAGTTTAGTTGTTTCATCAAAAACAGTAAAGCAAGAAATATCGTTAATGCTTTTTGCGGTATTTTTACAGGCCTTATGGTTATGGGACGACTGGTATCCGGAGTGCATTGGTTCACGGATATTTTAGGTGGTGCATTGCTAAGTTCGGCTCTTGTGATGCTGTATTTTTCCGCGAACAAACTGATTGGCTCTAAAAAGTCAGACCAATAG
- a CDS encoding methyltransferase domain-containing protein: protein MNITDKNIDGGKAFDWGKTSTDYARFRDVYPQEFYEKIVKRNLCVDGQRILDVGTGTGVLPRNMYSYGAKWTGTDISVNQIEQAKILSQGMDIDYYCIPTERIDFPDNTFDVITACQCFWYFNHEQTQASFYRMLKPDGRILVLYMAWLPFEDKIAGASEELVLKYNPTWSGAGEYIHPIEIPDYYKGKFELVYHEEYPICVHFTRNSWNGRMKACRGIGASLTQKEVEKWEAEHQKLLRSIAPAEFDVLHYGAIAELKKC from the coding sequence ATGAACATTACAGATAAAAATATAGATGGCGGTAAAGCCTTTGACTGGGGTAAAACTTCAACGGATTATGCAAGGTTCCGAGATGTATATCCGCAGGAATTTTATGAAAAAATTGTGAAACGAAATTTATGTGTAGATGGTCAAAGGATACTCGATGTTGGAACAGGAACAGGGGTCCTTCCAAGAAACATGTATAGCTATGGTGCAAAATGGACGGGTACCGATATTTCAGTGAATCAGATTGAACAGGCAAAAATTCTTTCACAGGGTATGGATATAGACTATTATTGCATCCCTACGGAACGTATTGACTTCCCTGATAACACTTTTGATGTAATTACAGCATGTCAATGCTTTTGGTATTTTAATCATGAGCAGACACAAGCCAGCTTTTATCGTATGCTGAAACCCGATGGACGTATTCTAGTATTATATATGGCATGGTTGCCTTTTGAAGATAAAATTGCTGGAGCAAGCGAAGAACTGGTGCTGAAATACAACCCAACGTGGAGTGGTGCAGGAGAATACATTCATCCAATAGAAATACCAGATTATTATAAGGGAAAATTTGAATTGGTTTACCATGAAGAATATCCGATATGTGTTCATTTCACACGTAATAGTTGGAATGGAAGAATGAAAGCTTGTCGAGGAATCGGAGCTTCCCTAACGCAAAAAGAAGTTGAAAAGTGGGAAGCGGAGCATCAAAAGCTCCTAAGATCCATTGCACCGGCAGAATTTGATGTTTTACACTATGGCGCAATTGCAGAACTGAAAAAGTGTTGA
- a CDS encoding helix-turn-helix domain-containing protein, protein MELSRKLQELRKQKNLTQEELAEVLFVSRTAISKWESGRGYPSIDSLKAIAEYFSITIDDLISGQELLVAAEKDNHQKLYHVHDIVFGMLDCAVAMFLFLPFFGQRSDNIIYQVSLVNLTETMWYIKTLYIILTVATILYGIVTLALQNCTSALWVKSKRFISLSLSACCCLIFMLSLQPYAAMFTFFFLLIKGVLLIKRQ, encoded by the coding sequence ATGGAACTAAGTCGAAAGCTACAAGAATTACGAAAACAAAAGAATTTAACACAAGAAGAACTTGCTGAAGTTTTATTCGTGTCAAGAACTGCCATATCAAAATGGGAGTCGGGTCGTGGCTATCCGAGCATTGATTCTCTCAAAGCCATAGCCGAGTATTTTTCCATTACGATTGACGATCTAATATCGGGACAAGAGCTACTTGTAGCGGCTGAAAAAGATAATCATCAAAAACTGTACCACGTTCACGATATTGTATTTGGAATGTTGGATTGTGCTGTGGCTATGTTTCTGTTTCTGCCGTTTTTTGGTCAGCGGTCAGACAACATTATCTATCAGGTTAGCCTTGTCAACTTGACAGAAACTATGTGGTACATTAAGACCCTATATATAATTTTAACGGTGGCAACAATACTGTATGGCATTGTGACATTAGCGCTGCAAAATTGCACATCTGCGTTATGGGTAAAAAGCAAGCGCTTTATTTCGTTATCTTTAAGCGCTTGCTGCTGTTTGATCTTTATGCTCAGTCTACAGCCCTATGCAGCCATGTTCACCTTCTTTTTCTTGCTCATTAAAGGAGTATTACTGATAAAAAGGCAATGA
- a CDS encoding CDP-alcohol phosphatidyltransferase family protein produces MKYVANSITCCRMLLAVGLLFTTPFSAAFWICYLCAGLSDILDGLAAKVLKQESELGAKLDSAADILLLCAAAIIVLRPVAIPLWLWICVAAIGLSRLMGYAVGYVKYHTFSALHTYLNKAAGLTLFGFPLICFLLGLQGGGILICAVCAISAIEELAITISSKSLNRDCRSIGLLHKEMRT; encoded by the coding sequence ATGAAATACGTAGCCAACAGTATCACTTGTTGCCGGATGCTCCTTGCAGTCGGGCTGCTGTTTACCACGCCATTTTCGGCTGCCTTCTGGATTTGCTACCTGTGTGCCGGTCTCAGTGACATACTGGACGGATTAGCGGCAAAGGTACTCAAGCAGGAAAGTGAACTTGGTGCAAAGCTTGACAGCGCAGCGGACATTCTGCTTTTGTGCGCAGCTGCAATCATAGTCCTTCGTCCTGTTGCGATCCCGCTTTGGCTGTGGATCTGCGTGGCGGCGATTGGGCTTTCGCGCCTAATGGGTTATGCAGTGGGATATGTGAAATACCATACGTTTTCCGCGCTGCATACCTATTTAAACAAGGCCGCCGGGCTTACGCTGTTTGGCTTTCCGCTGATTTGTTTTCTGCTTGGGCTGCAAGGCGGCGGTATTCTTATATGTGCCGTATGCGCCATTTCTGCAATAGAGGAGCTTGCCATTACCATCAGCTCCAAGAGTCTCAATCGAGATTGCAGGAGCATAGGTTTATTACACAAAGAAATGAGAACATGA
- a CDS encoding ABC transporter permease, whose translation MMELFALTRRNCKLFFKDKGMFFTSLITPVILLVLYVTFLGKVYNDSFTSAMPEGFAVDGALIDGVVGGQLISSILAVCCVTVAFCSNLLMVNDKITGARHDLTMAPVKSSTLAMSYFFATFTATLIISLTALVVCLGYLAFVGWYMTVTDVMLMLLDVVLLVLFGTALSSLINAPLSTSGQSSAVGTIVSAGYGFICGAYMPISNFGEGLQKVLSFLPGTYGTSLLRNHAMAGAYRKMAAQGFPAEVVKKIRDSVDCNLYFFGDKVEIGTMYVILGGAVLLLIGLYVLYNCLKAKAKS comes from the coding sequence ATGATGGAACTTTTTGCTTTAACAAGGCGCAACTGCAAGCTGTTTTTCAAGGATAAGGGGATGTTCTTCACCTCTCTTATTACGCCGGTCATTCTGCTGGTGCTCTATGTGACCTTTCTCGGTAAGGTTTATAACGATTCTTTTACCTCCGCCATGCCGGAGGGCTTTGCGGTGGACGGCGCTCTCATCGACGGCGTGGTGGGCGGCCAGCTCATTTCGTCCATCCTTGCGGTCTGCTGTGTAACCGTCGCTTTCTGCTCCAATCTGCTGATGGTCAATGATAAAATCACCGGAGCAAGACACGACCTGACCATGGCTCCCGTGAAAAGCAGCACGCTCGCCATGAGCTATTTCTTTGCAACCTTTACCGCAACGCTGATCATCAGCCTGACGGCGCTTGTTGTTTGCCTTGGGTATTTGGCCTTCGTGGGCTGGTATATGACCGTTACCGATGTTATGCTGATGCTGCTGGACGTTGTCTTGCTGGTGCTGTTCGGTACGGCACTGTCATCTCTCATCAACGCGCCGCTTTCCACCTCCGGACAAAGCTCGGCGGTGGGTACCATCGTCAGCGCGGGCTACGGTTTTATCTGCGGTGCGTATATGCCTATCTCCAATTTTGGAGAAGGACTGCAAAAGGTATTGTCCTTCCTCCCCGGTACCTACGGTACCTCGCTTTTACGCAACCATGCTATGGCAGGTGCTTATCGGAAAATGGCTGCCCAGGGCTTCCCAGCAGAGGTAGTGAAAAAAATCCGTGATTCCGTGGACTGCAACCTCTATTTCTTTGGGGATAAAGTGGAGATTGGGACTATGTATGTGATTTTGGGCGGTGCGGTGCTCCTGCTGATCGGACTGTATGTGCTGTATAACTGTTTGAAGGCCAAGGCAAAATCTTGA
- a CDS encoding class I SAM-dependent methyltransferase encodes MKKEPSDWYKTCWNLDIKKQSWTENTGNEVSFLIRELGLRGNERILDLACGYGRHSLEFARRGYSVVGVDITKAFIDDARSAAEKENLPAEFILSDIRDVSFQEEFDVVLNMADGAVGYLENEEENLKIFDVVSRALKPGGQHFMDIMSADYADTHYPCKLWDAGERSLTLSVFEWDKDTNILLYGQNDFHYGDAVRSPNFEYGNPTRLYHSAEIDEIMKAHGLRTVKKFCDYNGSAAGENGLQLMVISQKR; translated from the coding sequence ATGAAAAAAGAACCATCAGACTGGTATAAAACCTGCTGGAATCTTGATATCAAGAAACAGTCGTGGACGGAAAACACGGGAAATGAGGTGTCGTTCCTCATTCGGGAGTTGGGACTTCGCGGAAACGAGCGAATTCTTGATCTTGCCTGTGGATATGGCAGACATTCTCTGGAATTTGCACGGCGCGGTTATTCCGTCGTCGGCGTGGACATCACGAAAGCGTTTATCGACGATGCGCGCTCTGCGGCAGAAAAGGAAAACCTGCCTGCGGAATTCATTCTCTCGGATATTCGGGACGTTTCCTTTCAGGAAGAATTTGACGTCGTTCTCAATATGGCGGACGGCGCGGTCGGGTATCTTGAAAATGAGGAAGAAAACCTGAAAATCTTCGATGTTGTGTCACGCGCGCTCAAACCCGGCGGTCAGCATTTTATGGACATTATGAGCGCCGACTACGCAGATACCCACTACCCTTGCAAATTGTGGGATGCGGGTGAACGAAGCCTGACACTTTCCGTTTTTGAATGGGACAAGGATACCAACATTCTTCTATATGGTCAGAATGATTTTCATTACGGAGACGCTGTAAGGTCGCCGAATTTTGAATACGGGAATCCCACAAGGCTGTATCACAGCGCGGAAATAGATGAAATCATGAAAGCACACGGACTGCGCACTGTAAAAAAGTTTTGTGACTATAACGGCTCCGCTGCCGGTGAAAACGGCTTGCAGCTTATGGTGATATCACAAAAGAGATAG
- a CDS encoding GNAT family N-acetyltransferase → MEYRIMTASESERIKEIDAEWYIGNAWRTVEGKRILVPVNWEEHELPNGLPWHMEHFENTIKGGGTAVGCFDDGALVGYGMVNAEVFGESRRYVLLDQLFVSHEYRSRGIGKKLVEMLKDAAREHGADKIYVCAASAEDTVAFYRKAGFQDATEINNELFAADPNDLQMELAIC, encoded by the coding sequence ATGGAATATCGAATCATGACAGCAAGTGAATCGGAGCGAATTAAAGAGATAGATGCCGAGTGGTATATTGGGAACGCCTGGAGAACCGTGGAGGGCAAACGCATTCTTGTGCCGGTCAATTGGGAGGAGCATGAGCTGCCTAACGGTCTGCCGTGGCATATGGAGCACTTTGAGAATACGATCAAAGGCGGAGGAACCGCAGTGGGGTGCTTTGATGATGGTGCACTGGTTGGTTATGGTATGGTGAATGCAGAAGTATTCGGAGAGAGCAGAAGATATGTTCTTTTAGATCAACTGTTTGTTTCTCACGAATATCGCAGCCGTGGCATAGGGAAAAAGTTAGTTGAAATGCTCAAGGATGCGGCACGGGAACATGGCGCAGATAAAATCTATGTTTGTGCAGCTTCGGCAGAAGATACTGTTGCATTTTACAGAAAAGCAGGTTTTCAAGATGCGACCGAGATCAACAACGAACTGTTTGCGGCAGACCCCAATGATTTGCAGATGGAGCTTGCAATTTGCTGA
- a CDS encoding YoaP domain-containing protein yields the protein MEYIQVTRSNIEKEHICCAISGNKDIQVSSKKDWLMQCFDDGLVFLKGAERGKCFIEYVPAENAWVPILAENYMYIDCFWVSGSFKGHGYSNDLLNQCIEDSKVKGKSGLCILSSAKKKPFLSDPKHLIYKGFRVADTSEAGINLMYLPFDENAAIPRFTEAAKHPHIEEQGYVLYYTNQCPFNGKYVPIVEQTAAENNIPFKAIHIETKEQAQAVPTPCTSYAMFYNGEFLTNEQFNDKKFLKLTQSK from the coding sequence ATGGAGTATATACAAGTCACCAGGAGCAATATTGAAAAAGAACATATTTGCTGTGCGATTTCGGGCAACAAAGATATTCAGGTATCATCAAAAAAAGACTGGCTGATGCAGTGCTTTGATGACGGTCTTGTATTTCTGAAAGGTGCTGAAAGAGGAAAATGCTTCATTGAGTATGTTCCTGCCGAAAATGCGTGGGTTCCTATTCTTGCAGAAAACTATATGTATATTGACTGCTTCTGGGTATCGGGGTCCTTCAAAGGGCATGGCTATTCAAATGATTTGCTAAATCAGTGTATTGAGGACAGTAAGGTAAAGGGAAAATCGGGGCTTTGCATTCTTTCGTCAGCAAAGAAGAAACCTTTTCTTTCTGACCCCAAGCATTTGATTTATAAAGGATTCAGAGTCGCAGATACATCCGAAGCCGGAATCAACCTGATGTATCTCCCATTTGACGAAAATGCTGCTATTCCAAGATTTACAGAAGCAGCCAAGCATCCGCACATCGAAGAACAAGGTTATGTTTTGTACTATACAAACCAGTGTCCGTTTAATGGCAAGTATGTCCCAATCGTTGAGCAGACAGCGGCAGAAAACAATATCCCGTTCAAGGCAATTCACATTGAAACAAAAGAACAGGCGCAGGCTGTACCAACCCCTTGTACTTCTTATGCGATGTTTTACAATGGCGAATTTTTAACCAATGAACAATTCAACGACAAGAAGTTTTTGAAACTGACACAGAGCAAATAG
- a CDS encoding SufBD protein: MDIIAKLTSKDDKYACAISDKIISESQKTDEWYEYFDDFATLLGHPKSLVRNRALYILAANVQWDDENKFDLIMSAFLSHITDEKPITARQCIKALAQIGQTKREYIPKILAALGNADLSKYKDTMRPLIEKDISETERILTTPDYAGQ; encoded by the coding sequence TTGGATATTATAGCAAAATTGACATCGAAAGACGATAAATATGCTTGTGCAATTTCAGACAAAATCATATCTGAAAGTCAAAAGACAGACGAGTGGTATGAATATTTCGATGATTTTGCCACCCTGCTGGGTCATCCGAAGTCACTCGTTAGAAATAGAGCTCTATACATTCTTGCGGCAAATGTTCAGTGGGATGATGAAAATAAGTTTGATTTGATTATGTCTGCCTTTTTATCTCACATTACAGACGAAAAGCCAATTACAGCAAGGCAATGTATCAAAGCACTTGCGCAAATAGGACAGACAAAACGAGAATACATTCCAAAGATATTAGCTGCTTTAGGTAATGCTGATTTGTCCAAGTATAAAGACACGATGCGTCCGCTCATAGAAAAGGATATTTCCGAAACAGAGCGAATACTGACAACTCCAGATTATGCAGGGCAATGA